Part of the Pseudomonadota bacterium genome is shown below.
GCGGGTGGATCAGGGGTTTATGCTTCCAACCGAGCATCCATCGTGATCTCCGCGTTCAGTACTTTCGAGACGGGGCACCCTTCCTTGGCATTTTGCGCTGCCGTCTCGAACACCTGTCGGTCCGCGCCCCTCACCCGGGCCGCGACATCCAGGTGCACCGAGGTAATCGCGAACCCGACGTCCGTCTTGTCCAACCGGACGGAAGCCGTCGTCCTGATACTTTCGGCAGTCAGGCCGGCGTTCTCCAACTGTGCAGACAAGGCCATCGAGAAACAGCCTGCATGGGCGGCGGCAATCAGCTCCTCGGGATTGGTGCCCTTTCCCTCTTCAAAACGGGTGTTGAACGAATACTGCGTCTCAGAGAGAACGCCGCTGTCGGTTGAGATGGTCCCTTTCCCGCCTTTGAGGCCGCCCTTCCAGACGGCTTTTGCGTTTCGTTTCATTTTTGCTCCTGTGCCATTGAATAGCGTTATCGAGAAGTGCCTTAATACCCCTCCAGCACGAACGTTTTCCATTGAATCAGCCGAACGACCCCATGGGACCGGGATACGTCACCTCTTCCAAGCGCCCGGTGTCGACATCGTAGAAGAAACCTTGCACCGTCACTGCGTCGGGCCCGCTCGTCGGGATCCAGGGATGGTTCATGATGGCGGACATCGACCGCCGTACATCCCAGGCCAGTCGTTCGATGTTGGTCTGGTCCCGTGGCGCATCGAGGGGCTCGATAGGGCCGCGGAAAGCGTGAAACGCTGCGGGCGTCGCCGTGGACATCTTGGGGCTGACGAACGTCCTTCCCGTCGCCGAGCTCAAGATCTGCCCCGCCTTTGTGTCCCCCTCCAAGCCGGTCTTCATGAGATCATCGGTGAACGCCAACATGCCACAACGCGTGTGGTGAATGAGAATGATCTGATTGGTGTCCAAGAGGTGATGTGAAATGATCAAGCAGCGGATCACGTCGTCGGATACGACACCACCGGCGTTTCGGATGATATGCGCATCCCCGGTCTCTAGGCCCAACAGGTCTTCCACGTCCAACCTTGCATCCATGCAGGCCACCACCGCGAGCCGCTTGGCCGGCCGGATCGGTTTCGGTCCCGGGTAGATCGCGCTATGCACGCCCTGCTTGTTGGCGTATTGCCGATTGTTGTTCAGATAATCATCGATCTGTGCCATCGTCGCACCTCGTTTACGTCGGTGATAGAACGGTAGTCCAATGTAGGGTGCGCTGCGCGCACCAGGCAATCGACCGTGGATCTCCAACGGAAGTCATTGGCTTGTGGCACGCCCCCTGGCTGTTGCCCTGAACCGCCGGTATCGAGGCGATGCGCCTTGGGCATTGTCAGGGGTCATGCGAGGTGGTGCGCGTCGGTCATAGCCTGGTCTCCCGACTCGGACCCAAGGACCGGGGTGGCGATGAAGTATGGTCGCGAGGCGGGAAGGCGTCAATGGCCGGGGTAGGCACAGGCCGCCTCCGCGGGATGGAAGACCACGCCGGGGCACGGAGGAGGCGGTTGCGAGGGCTTCGTCGCAGGACGGGTGGGCCGCGGCCAGTTCATCATAGGTCTTTGACTGGGTGGTCCGCGCGGGCGCGGGGAGAGGGCCCCTTCGTTCCGGCCCCGGCCGCGTTCTGGGTGGCTGTCGCTGGGGGACCCAAAGGCGGAGGTCGTTCCGGACGCCGGTCCCGTGTAGACACGCACGTACCCATCGACGCACAAAAGCGCCGCGTCCTCGGGCGCCGCCATCCTCTCTGTGCAGGGTCCCCGCCTTCCGCCGGCAACCTCCCGGGCGGCGCGGCCAAAGGAGAGCAACCCTGCCGAGCTACCCGGCTAAGTTGTATGATATCATCACCATCCGGTCACGCCGGCGGCCGACGCGGTCTCGGCCACATCACCCGCGATTGCCGGCGGATGCCTCCAGGAGGGGAGACCGGATGGAGTAGCCACATGGCTCCGAAGGCTCAGAAACGTGCAAACAACCACGTGAGAGAGAGCGGCGCGCAGAGCAAAGGCTCGTCGTTTCCGATCGTCGGTGTGGGGGCCTCGGCGGGCGGGCTGGTAGCGTTCACCGAGCTGCTCACGCATCTGCCGCTCGATACGGGCATGGGGTTCGTGCTGGTGCAGCATCTCGATCCGGAGCACGAAAGTGCGCTCACGCAGCTCTTGGCACGGGCAACCAAGATGCCGGTCCGCGAGATAACGAACAATCAGCGCGTGGAGGCCAATTGCGTTTATGTCATTCCGCCCAATACGAACTTGGGCATCGCGCGGGGCGTTTTGAAGCTTCAGCCGCGCCCGGAGACGCGCACGCTACGCCGGCGCGTATCTCGAGCCGCCCGCCGGCAAGGCGAGCTTCGAGGTGCTGAAGATGGCGCGGCAAGGTTTGATGCTGCCGCTGCGCGCAGCGATCAACCAGGCGAAGAAGGAAAACAAAGCGGTGCGCAGGGAAAACGTGCGGATCGAACAGAATGGCAAGGCCCGGACGGTGAATCTGGAAGTCATTCCGCTGAAGAATTTGCGGGAGCGCTGCTTTTTGGTCGTGTTTGAGGAAGCAGGACGGGTAAGGGACTCCGCCGACACTGCGCTGCTGCCGACTCCACGGCCTGCCCGCAAAGACTCCCGCCGGGTCGCTGACCTGGAGCGCGAGACCTCCGAGATGCGCGACTATCTGCAATCCATTCAGGAACAGTACGAAGCGGCCAAACGAGGAGCTCCAGGCGTCCAGCGAAGAAGTCCAGTCCGCCAACGAAGAGTTGCAGAGCATCAACGAAGAGCTGGAAACGTCCAAGGAAGAGCTGGAGTCGGCCAACGAAGAGTTGACCACAGTCAATGAGGAAATGGCCAATCGCAACGCCGAGCTGAACCGCCTCAACAGCGATTTGATCAATCTCCAGACTTCTACCAAGCTCGCCGTTGTGCTGGTCGGACGCGATCTGATCATCCACCGCTTCAGCCCGCAGGCGGAAAAACAGTTCGATCTTCTGGCGACGGACGTAGGGCGGCCGATCAGCCACATCCGGCACAACCTCGTTTTCGCTGACGCGGCGGGATCCCCGTCCGACCTGGAGAGGCTCAGCGCCGAAGTCATAGCGTCCGTGCGCGAGCAGGAACACGAGGTCGCGACAAAGGCGGCCGCTGGTATTCCCTGCGTGTGCGCCCCTACATGACCCTCGACAACCAGGTGGACGGCGCCGTGCTGGTGCTGGTGGATATCGACGCGCAGAAGCGTAGCGAGCAGGAAATCGCTGCCGCACGCGATTACGCCGAGAACACGGTCGAGACCGTGCGCGAGCCGTTGCTGGTGCTCGATAAAGAACTGCGCGTCGAAGGCGCCAATCGCTCCTTCTACCGCGCCTTCCGCGTCGCGCCCAGCGATACAATCGGCAGGTTTATCTATGACGTGGGCAACCGACACTGGGACATCCCGCGCCTCCGCGAGCTGTTGGGGGAGGTCCTGGCAGAGAGCACCAGCATCGATGAGTTCCAGGTCGAGCACGACTTCGAGCAACTGGGCCGCCGCACCATGCTGCTCAACGCCCGGCGCATCCACGACCCACAGCGAAAGGGCGAGCGCATCCTGCTGGCCATCGAGGACATCACCGAGCGCAGGCGAGCGGAAGAGGCGGTGCGCGAAAGCCGCTTCCGAGAGATGATCGACGCGCTGCCGGCGGCCATCTACACGACGGACGCCAAAGGCCGCCTCACGCACTTTAACCCCGCCGCCGTGGAGGTCTCGGGCCGGACGCCGGAACTGGGGACGGACCGGTGGTGCGTGGGCTGGAAGCTGTGCCGTCCTGACGGCACGCCGCTGCCGCACGAGGAAACTTCGATGGCCATCGCCCTCAAGGAGGGCCGCGATGTCCGTGGCGAGCAGATCATCGCCGAGCGGCCCGACGGCACTGCCCGCTGGTTGGAGCCCTATCTCACGCCACTGCGCGACACCGAAGGCCGGGTCCTCGGCCGCATTTACATGCTGGTGGACATCACCGAGCGCAAGCACGCCGAGCATGCGGCGCGCGAGAGCGAGGAGCGGTATCGCACCCTGTTCGATTCGGCCCCCATGGCCGTCTTCCTCTGCGACCGGAACGCGGTGATTCAACAATACAACCACCGCGCCGTGGAACTATGGGGCCGGGAGCCGACGTGCGGGGTTGAGAAGCACTGCGGCTCGACGAGGCTGTGGCTGCCGGACGGCACGCTGCTGCCGCACGATCAAAGCCAGGTGCTGGATGTGCTGCGCACCGGCGTCCCGGCGCACAACGTGGAAGTCTTCATCGAGCGGCCCGACGGTTCGCGTCTGCTTGTGCTGGTCAACTTCGCCGCGATCAGGAACGCGCGGGGAGAAGTGAGCGGCGCGATCACTTCGTTCATCGATATCACCGAGCGCAAGCGGGCGGAAGAAGAGTTGCGGCAGGCTGAAAAACGCCTGCGATTTGTCATGGACTCGATGCCGCAGAAAATCTTCACCGCCAAATCCAACGGCGATGTGGACTATTTCAACCCGCAGTGGACGGAGTTCACCGGTCTGCCGTTCGAGCAAATCGGAGATTGGGGTTGGACGCAGTTCATCCACCCCGACGACGTGGCCGAGAACGTCCGGGGCTGGCGGCAGTCCATCGACACCGGCGAGCCGTTCCTGTTCGAGCATCGCTTTCGGCGTGCGGACGGTGAGTACCGCTGGCACATCAGCCGGGCGTTGCCGATGCGGGACGCCCAAGGCCGGATTGTCATGTGGATCGGCTCGAGCACGGACGTTCATGAGCAACAGCAGACGGCGAACAAGCTGCAGCAGTTAGCCGCCGACTTGTCCGAAGCCGACCGCCGCAAGAACGAATTCCTGGCGATGTTGGCCCATGAGCTCCGTAACCCGCTGGCCCCGATCCGCAACGCCCTGCAAGTCATGCGGCTGACGGGCGACAATGGGGAGGCAGTCCATTCGGCGTTCGAGATGATGGAGCGTCAGGTCGGGCAGATGGTGCGGCTGGTGGACGACTTGCTCGACGTGAGCCGCATCAGCCGGGGCAAGATCGAGCTCCGCAAGGAACGGGTCGAGCTTGCGTCGATCGTACACCATGCCGTCGAAGCCTGCCGCCCTGCGATGGAGTGTGCGAAACACGACCTAAGCATCACGTTGCCGCCGCAGCCGGTGTACCTGTACGGCGACCCGATCCGATTGGCTCAGGTGGTGGGCAACCTCTTGAACAACGCCAGCAAGTTCACCGATCAGGGCGGCCTCATTTGGCTCACGGTCGAGCGCGAAGATGAGCAAGCCGTTATCCGAGTCCGGGACACGGGCATCGGCGTCTCGCCCGACCAGCTTCCTGGTATCTTCGAGATGTTCGTGCAGGTCGATACTTCGTTGGAGCGCTCGGTAAGCGGGTTGGGCATCGGCCTGACGCTGGTGAAAAACGTGGTGGAGATGCACGGCGGCACGGTGGAAGTCCATAGTGCCGGTGTCGGTCAGGGGAGTGAGGTCGTGGTGCATCTGCCTATCATGGAGGAAACGCCCAAACCGCTGCCGGCGCCGAGCGCCAGCGATCCGACGACCACGATCGCGCGCCGCATCCTCGTGGTCGATGACAACCCGGACTCGGCGGAGTCTCTCGCCATGCTGTTGCAAATCAACGGCAACGAGACGCACATGGCCCACGACGGCCTGCAGGCGGTGGAAGCCGCCGAGCGGTTCCGTCCCGAGGTGGTGCTGCTCGACATCGGCTTGCCGCAGTTGAACGGCTATGACGCCTGCCGCCGCATCCGCGAGCAGCCGTGGGGC
Proteins encoded:
- a CDS encoding carbonic anhydrase, which gives rise to MAQIDDYLNNNRQYANKQGVHSAIYPGPKPIRPAKRLAVVACMDARLDVEDLLGLETGDAHIIRNAGGVVSDDVIRCLIISHHLLDTNQIILIHHTRCGMLAFTDDLMKTGLEGDTKAGQILSSATGRTFVSPKMSTATPAAFHAFRGPIEPLDAPRDQTNIERLAWDVRRSMSAIMNHPWIPTSGPDAVTVQGFFYDVDTGRLEEVTYPGPMGSFG
- a CDS encoding PAS domain S-box protein, translated to MTLDNQVDGAVLVLVDIDAQKRSEQEIAAARDYAENTVETVREPLLVLDKELRVEGANRSFYRAFRVAPSDTIGRFIYDVGNRHWDIPRLRELLGEVLAESTSIDEFQVEHDFEQLGRRTMLLNARRIHDPQRKGERILLAIEDITERRRAEEAVRESRFREMIDALPAAIYTTDAKGRLTHFNPAAVEVSGRTPELGTDRWCVGWKLCRPDGTPLPHEETSMAIALKEGRDVRGEQIIAERPDGTARWLEPYLTPLRDTEGRVLGRIYMLVDITERKHAEHAARESEERYRTLFDSAPMAVFLCDRNAVIQQYNHRAVELWGREPTCGVEKHCGSTRLWLPDGTLLPHDQSQVLDVLRTGVPAHNVEVFIERPDGSRLLVLVNFAAIRNARGEVSGAITSFIDITERKRAEEELRQAEKRLRFVMDSMPQKIFTAKSNGDVDYFNPQWTEFTGLPFEQIGDWGWTQFIHPDDVAENVRGWRQSIDTGEPFLFEHRFRRADGEYRWHISRALPMRDAQGRIVMWIGSSTDVHEQQQTANKLQQLAADLSEADRRKNEFLAMLAHELRNPLAPIRNALQVMRLTGDNGEAVHSAFEMMERQVGQMVRLVDDLLDVSRISRGKIELRKERVELASIVHHAVEACRPAMECAKHDLSITLPPQPVYLYGDPIRLAQVVGNLLNNASKFTDQGGLIWLTVEREDEQAVIRVRDTGIGVSPDQLPGIFEMFVQVDTSLERSVSGLGIGLTLVKNVVEMHGGTVEVHSAGVGQGSEVVVHLPIMEETPKPLPAPSASDPTTTIARRILVVDDNPDSAESLAMLLQINGNETHMAHDGLQAVEAAERFRPEVVLLDIGLPQLNGYDACRRIREQPWGKTMVLIALTGWGQEEDRRKSKAAGFDVHLVKPVDYGALMELLALPADQGG
- a CDS encoding PAS domain-containing protein; this translates as MQSINEELETSKEELESANEELTTVNEEMANRNAELNRLNSDLINLQTSTKLAVVLVGRDLIIHRFSPQAEKQFDLLATDVGRPISHIRHNLVFADAAGSPSDLERLSAEVIASVREQEHEVATKAAAGIPCVCAPT
- a CDS encoding OsmC family protein is translated as MKRNAKAVWKGGLKGGKGTISTDSGVLSETQYSFNTRFEEGKGTNPEELIAAAHAGCFSMALSAQLENAGLTAESIRTTASVRLDKTDVGFAITSVHLDVAARVRGADRQVFETAAQNAKEGCPVSKVLNAEITMDARLEA